The DNA window GCGAATCATGCGGTGAGGCGATCGGCGCGCGCGCGGCTGCGTGTGAGACTCCGGCGAGACCGTTTCCCGGCCGAGGTGTCGCGAGGAGAAAGTCTCGGCCATGGTGCGAGGTGGGGACGTGACGTCTGCAAAACCAACAGACACCTGACCTAATCGATTGAGCATCATCGCGGTCGCTTGTCGGCCACCCGAGAAGATGCTACATAACATAGCTTACTTATTGTAACGCTATTGCCATTACATATATACctaagtaagaaaaatatcatgGATAATTGAAGATAGATTAAACTGTATTCTTTGAATGTTTGTAACATATTCATcgatttcaatttataatgaacAGTCAGTTGTTACTTTTTTTTCTGATCTTCACCACTTCTTTTCGTTGTAGGTACTTATCGTGCAATTGTTCTTATTTGAAGATTTTCGGGAGCTTTCCATTTTTGTTCagggtatttttttataacgGAACAAGATTAGTTTCAATAAACAATTGACCGCGACTCCCATTCACTTTGCTACATATGTATTAGTAATGTACCATCCAATATTAACGTTGCGTTGTTGTTCCTacgaatttaaaataaacaaacaagtattaagtaaaaacaGAAATTATGAACACTTCTCAGTTAATGTTGTCTTACATATATTAATttcttaagtaggtacttaagagAGTAAAACTTTTTAATGGTACAAATGAATACGAATGGGCCCGCCGTGGTCGTGGAGCCCGGCTATAACTCAGCCAATTAGTCGCGTTCTCACGAACGGGGTATCCCTGGAGAGTGAGAATTGAGATATCTCGTGTGATCGAGTCACGCAAGAAGTATTGTAAAATAATAGCCGGTAATGATCAAAGGATGGGCCTGTGTTGTTTATTGCATTTTCACATTTATATGCTGGTGTCTTTAAGCAGCGGTAATAGCTTGCTATCAGGCGAATCGCAGCATAATTGCCTCACAAATACGCCAGGAATGTATAGGTTCGGTTGTTTGTTACCTCAACTAAACCTTAGGTACTCTTACCTAGTGTATCTAGAcaccaaaaatattaaatctTTATATGCAGTAAACTATACATATATAGGTCATATATGTAACATAGGGCATATTTTGATGATTGCAATGAGAATCCTGTCGAATTTTGACTAAAACTATGAGTACTTAAAGCTCACACTAAGataaaaaatgtcaaagtatgtGTTACATAAGGAGTTTGAGACATAAAAACTCCAAAACGTCTGTTTTTTCGATCATGGGGTGAGTCAGCGGGCTAGTTGACAAAACGCGCAGTTCGTCGTCGCTCGCATAAAACACATTTATGACGGTAGTTAGCCGGCACGGGGTGCGCGTTTTACATGCTTGATGACAGCCACCCAACAGGGACGGATTTAAGGGCAGTTGGTTAATGGGGCTAAAATTTTTAGGGAAATATTGTCACATGtatttttgaaaacaattatcaacactttaaataagaaaactaaattatttttactaactACCTACCTAGCCACTatctttcttcttcttcaatctagcgttttcccggcctaacGCCAGGGTACGCTTTCCAGGCCctgtagtcgaatggcatttctgcgacgcaaagcgaaaacgaaacgccgcgaaaggtagtctgtcacgtcaatacgcaagagcgatagagatagatatctacgagcgtttcgtttcgtgagcgtttgtgccattcggctacataccctgctcagtcttctctaCTTCGCCCGGTTACCTAGCTACtataatgaataaaatattattatgaataaaatacatACACCAACTCACGCCTGTGTTCAGAATAGGAGAAggctgctcaagtttcagtaccacttttggaaaataaggggttgaaagaaaacgaaatttacaTAGATATTACAGTGACAAATTGCTAAGCCAATCGCCCACACTACAAttacccacatcccacagtcgactggATTAATTTTGTATATAAAATAGGGCACACAGCAAAAAACATCGTCCAAATACGGCCCTGTGTCCTCAGTAGCCATCTGTTTATACAATTATCGGTTAAGCACCCGCCTCAGAGCGCACTGTTCTTCCTAAATGACTCCTTCATACCGACACCCATCCCGATACTTATTAGGGGCCCGCCGAGCCCCCGGATTAGTTCGCATCCCGCATTCGACCAGCCAACATTAACTAGCATCAATTAATACAAATTACTCGACCATTCACAAAGTGACAACGGCTGTTAGACTATCCAAGCGTACACACAACACAAACCTCCATCCGAAATATACAATATGGAGAATTTTCTAAGCTACCAGTGCTTGAGTGAGGATTGGGAGAAGCATGTGTACTCTGTGAGTTCTTATCAGAAAGAAGTGCCGGTGGTCAAGCAGAGGTGTCAGGCTAACGCACGGGAGAGAGACAGGACACAGAAGTATGTACTTGATTTTCATTTTCTATTATTAAAGTTGTAAATATGTGCCAATAGATGTCTGGTTTGATTAGATATTAATTTAAGAGTAGGTTCatcaaataatttataaaatgtttaatagTTACATACATTTGGAAGGTTATTTTGACAATACATGTAGTGTCGCTTCACATAAAATTACCTGAGACTCATCTTACAAGGAAAATCTGCTAATGCATTTTATGGAGCAACATCATCTAATCACAGAGAATAATCAGGACATTTGGACTTttttaaagataaataaaggtcAACTAAGGGTCAGTTGCATAAACCACAGGTtaacagacagtcagacacgtCAACGTCACGGAGCAGAAGTCTATTCTCATACAAATAATTTAACGAACACtacttaaattaataaatttggtaacagacagtttgatgcaaccgaccctaagtccattttcacattatccgatcggatatcggatgtcggaagaatttcaatggaaaaaatccaagatagctgttatgtatgggatatcggttcaacatccgatatcggatcggataatgtgaaaacgctcaaAGTCTCAAAGTGTACAGAGCTTccctaaattattttttatttagttattcgGAGGCTTTGAAACTGAAGCTGAAGcataaataacaaattattacattatgaatATTATAAACTTAGAAAGCCAACAAAAAGGGAAAGTTGTAATAATGACGGCAGACCGTATTACAAAGCAGGGCGTACCATCTGATAACGGTCATATTATATGAAATTATTCCACATGGTATCTTACGAATAGTATTTGCGTAGGTACAGTTGATTTATATTCTTTAGTATAATGAGCTTTTCTGAAGACAAACTTAACTTTATATTTGGATTATTAACCTACATTATCGTAGTTCGTCCTATTGTTAGTGGAGCTAAGATAACGGGATGAGCAATCAACAGAATCTTTTACTAATACGTATTCTGTGCTTTTAGTGCATTTTTTGCAAGTAGGTagtttaatattttgaaaaatggtaatcgTGTGTATTTACCGTGAGATTcagtttttgctaaaaacaaACCTCTGATCTTTTCAACCCCTCAAACTTGCAACTCGCAAAACTAAATGTGATCACGTGCCGTGgcttgcccgtgtggtgacgggttaagaatttcaccaccccctttcttcccgtgggtgtcgtagaagtcgactgtgggacacGGGTTAAATTGGGGCGTAgccgagaggctggcaacctgtcactgcaatgtcacaattttcgttttctttcaacccctttttgccaagagtggcactgaaacttgagtagttcatgtgctctgcctacccctttatgggatacaggcgtgattgtatgtggtgtATGTGTGTGTGCCGCGACTGgaaataagtatataaaacgAGATATTTTTGAGCTATTAGTATGGTAGTATTATGGTAACTTCCGACCTATTAGTAAAAGTCACAATCATTAACGCTCCGTGGCGAACGTAAAGCATTGGCTCGGCTCTGTCTGTCGCACcgatacggaagagcgatagagatagataactacgaCACGCAATGATCATGTTATACATATTAAATACTTGTCTACGTAGGTACAATGTACAGAATAATGGTACTAACTATATAATACGTAATATTCGTAACGCGTAATCTCATTATTTACTACTAATTCTAATTTATGAGCAGTGCTTCACCAAAAAGAGTTGAAGACATTTAACTAATCAATTACCGGTGTTTTTGTGATTTCATTTGTAATTGTTATCAAAATGCCGTGTTGTGTTGAAGCAGCGTCAACATGGCGTTCAACACGCTGCGTCTCCTGATCCCGACGGAGCCACCGGACAGAAAACTCAGCAAGATCGAGATACTGCGGCTTGCCGGCAGCTATATCACGCATCTCGACAACCAGCTGTATACAGGTGAGACTCTAACGTGTAGTATCTTGGCTACTACATAACCTTCTGATCCCGACGGGGCGGCCGGGCAGAAAACTCAGCAAGATAGAAATACTGAGGCTGGCCGACAGCTATATAACGCATCTCGACAAACAGCTATATACAGATGAGGCCCTTGTTCGACACCAGCTATATAATTTCAGATTACACAGTTAACCAGGCCATATCATTCGGCTTTCCGGCGTAAGGTGAGATGCGCGAAGGTAAGGCAAATCGTGAGGTGGCAGTGGCTAATACTTACTTAACCCTCAGTTACTGACGGAACCACCGGACAGAAAAGTCAACCAAATCGAGATACTGCGGCTGACCGGTACTACTCAATACGAATCAAGACACGTGACGCGATCTATGACAGCTATGAAGATGTCATAGACAGCATTCAAAGAACTTGGGTGCTTATTAAGACTTCACCAAATGGTTtgcgtaataataataattgatgTGTATAAGCctacattgtgataatagatcgacttcACCAAATCACCATCCCCCACGGTTCGtgaaagtaataataataattgatgtttgaatcaaatcattgttctagtcgtttcagcgaacatAGACtaaacatcttaagagactctcgctactGGATCATACTTCTtagacacagcgcggatagttcgacggttccctCTCTGCGGCCCTAAACCGGCAGCTATATCTACCTTTAATAATATGTTTAGGTTTTGTACATTATTTTCCTAATAagaaaaaaagataaataaaggaatatgatgtttaaattactgacatgaCTAACGTACATCAATTCATGAAGAATTGActttttcatttatattttcAGGTATCATCGATCAACCATGTTTGCAGAAAACAGATGAAGAGAATAAAAATGGATCTTTATGTACTTTTTGTTGGTCAGCCGTTAAACAAGATGTAAGTACTTATTAAAGAAGGAGTTTttcaataatgaaataaatacaataaattatttcataaatgatttttggtttcagaaacaTTCTACGGTAATGGGAAACTTTTACAAGTCACCTTTCTGAAAAGTATAAGCTAGGATAACAATGCGTATGTCGTAGTGGCCGGCCGTTTCAAAAAAATAGTtgttgtacctacttatattatatataaagtCATCATAAGGACAGTCGCAATaagatcacagaatatataatgtAAGATTAACAGTAATTGTTAGTCATGCCCCAGTGTGTGTGTCTTACTTCAACGTgccttaatttatttatacctaatgaGTAATGTGACATCTAAAGTTTGCTTCACTTTATGAAATGGAAGCCTGACCGGTGACGCTGATTGCCCAATTTTATGGTCTGATACAAAAGTATTATTACGTACTCCTTATATTTATTGATGTTATGTTTTCTAgactttataaatatattagtcTAAGAACTGTTGTATTCGCGCGAAGGCCAAACATTCTTTACATCAACGACCACTTTACATTTTGCTGGTACATTTTATGTCGGCGCTAAGATTTATACAGTGTGATTTTTGTAAGTACTGGCCAAACTTACATATTAGTAACTTTTGAGGTCAtgatgaacaacttttattatgggaccaatgctgaaatcttgaaaaaaaaaattggtactTAGTTCCATAGAAATGTATGCATCTATGCAGTCAAAAAGTTACGCACTTGCGCTAGCGATTAATAAAGGACTTATTATAAAGGAAtccagaaatttaaataaaacaaatgaataCGAAATGGCACGTTTTATTAATTTGCATCTATGGTCAAATAGGGTTTGATTATTGTTGACTCAACAGAAaccaaaatgtaaataaattaagaaaCTTAAATTACGAAAACGAAATATTACGGAGTCCCATTCTGTAAAAGATTTGTAACCTGTAACTATAAGTTCTGTTTAAATCTCTTTCTAATAAACAtacctaatatacctatatCTAGACATACTATGGTTCTTAGAAAAGTCAAACAGAgctattacaaataaaaaaataaatcatttaaaaaatgcgACTCAGATAGAAATATTAAAATCGTTGTACAACTTGGACTATGAacacaaaatgtttttaaaaataatcacaatgatattatttttagagtttATTTCTAACAATACAAAATCTACCTTATTGTTATTCACTTATGTACGCATTTATGGACAAGACCGTCTGTTTCCGTTCCGACTTTGTTTTAATAAGTCTGTTTGAGAAGTCAAACAACTTAATTTGGCGAAAACAATTtcgcaacacaaacaaaaaTTAAATGTTAACTGTTTTTATAATCAGTCATGTTTATTACTTAATAAATTAACGTTAGTTGAGGGAAGTAGCAAATCTAGCAAATAAGACGGTCTTTCCCTGACACTGACATTGACTGGATTTAATCAGtttatgtaaaaaatatctAACTAATTATGTACAACAAAAGAGCCAACTTCTATCAATAATTTATATAAGGTGAAGGGGGCAATTTCGTCTAggggttaattttaaataataaaaatgtcagTGTTTTACAATATTGACCCGAGGGCCACATGAGTAAACTAAACACCCGTCAATAATGTAAAACATTGCAAACATATAGATTAGTTGAAATTACTCGAAGGCGAAATTGCCCCTGTACCTTATAAAGTTGTTAAGTAGGAGTCTCCGCATTTTTTCAAATTAGTGCTCTAAGAAAAATGCTGAAATGTTAAATAGTACTCTTATCAAATATATTTGCTTTATTTCGCACAAATAAATATTGGTACCAGATTATATACTCATTATACTTCCTCTACATGACCAATTGAACACAGAGGTAGGTATACTAGGTATGT is part of the Leguminivora glycinivorella isolate SPB_JAAS2020 chromosome 10, LegGlyc_1.1, whole genome shotgun sequence genome and encodes:
- the LOC125230303 gene encoding transcription factor 15-like isoform X1 → MENFLSYQCLSEDWEKHVYSVSSYQKEVPVVKQRCQANARERDRTQNSVNMAFNTLRLLIPTEPPDRKLSKIEILRLAGSYITHLDNQLYTGIIDQPCLQKTDEENKNGSLCTFCWSAVKQDKHSTVMGNFYKSPF
- the LOC125230303 gene encoding transcription factor 15-like isoform X2 — its product is MENFLSYQCLSEDWEKHVYSVSSYQKEVPVVKQRCQANARERDRTQNVNMAFNTLRLLIPTEPPDRKLSKIEILRLAGSYITHLDNQLYTGIIDQPCLQKTDEENKNGSLCTFCWSAVKQDKHSTVMGNFYKSPF